From Deltaproteobacteria bacterium, one genomic window encodes:
- the msrB gene encoding peptide-methionine (R)-S-oxide reductase MsrB: MEVTEKNIETKSLARATFAGGCFWCMEPPFEKMEGVVEVISGYAGGEKPHPTYEEVSSGNSGHYEVIQIAYDPKKTSYDDLLYTFWRQIDPADGGGSFVDRGPQYKSAIFYHNEEQKKKAEASKDALGKSGKFDRPIATEIIAYDRFYRAEEYHQDYYKKNPLRYKFYRSGSGRDRFIEKVWKDDDRAEVGFLKPSGEELRKKLTPLQYKVTQHEGTEMAFSNEFWDNKKEGIYVDIVSGEPLFSSIDKFRSGTGWPSFTRPLVEENVVEKDDNSFFMKRTEVRSRGADSHLGHVFDDGPDPTGLRYCINSASLRFIPKEELEKEGYDKYLELFE; this comes from the coding sequence ATGGAAGTGACTGAAAAAAATATTGAGACGAAAAGTCTTGCCAGGGCTACTTTTGCAGGGGGGTGCTTCTGGTGCATGGAACCCCCATTTGAAAAGATGGAAGGTGTTGTGGAAGTGATTTCCGGCTATGCAGGAGGTGAAAAGCCGCATCCAACCTATGAAGAGGTATCATCGGGAAATTCGGGCCATTACGAGGTTATCCAGATTGCATACGACCCCAAAAAGACTTCTTATGATGATCTTCTTTATACTTTCTGGCGGCAGATTGATCCTGCTGACGGCGGGGGCTCCTTTGTTGACAGGGGACCTCAGTACAAGTCTGCCATTTTCTATCATAATGAGGAACAGAAAAAGAAAGCTGAGGCTTCGAAAGATGCGCTTGGTAAATCAGGAAAATTTGACAGGCCTATAGCTACTGAAATTATTGCCTATGACCGCTTCTACAGGGCTGAAGAGTATCATCAGGATTATTACAAAAAGAATCCTCTCCGATACAAGTTTTACCGCAGCGGTTCCGGGCGGGACCGTTTTATTGAAAAGGTCTGGAAAGATGATGACAGGGCCGAGGTGGGCTTCCTTAAACCCTCTGGGGAGGAACTCAGGAAAAAGCTCACGCCGCTCCAGTATAAGGTGACGCAGCATGAAGGGACGGAAATGGCCTTCAGCAATGAATTCTGGGACAATAAAAAGGAAGGGATTTATGTCGATATCGTTTCCGGTGAGCCTCTTTTCAGTTCCATAGACAAGTTCAGGTCGGGCACAGGTTGGCCGAGCTTTACCCGCCCTCTTGTGGAGGAGAATGTTGTCGAAAAGGATGATAACAGCTTTTTCATGAAAAGAACGGAAGTGAGAAGCAGGGGGGCTGATTCGCACCTGGGCCATGTCTTTGATGACGGTCCGGATCCAACGGGACTACGTTATTGTATTAATTCAGCGTCTTTGAGGTTTATTCCTAAAGAGGAACTGGAGAAGGAAGGCTATGATAAATATCTTGAGCTTTTTGAGTAA